The region AGTGAAAATATGAAACGAACTCTGATGGATATGACTTGCATAGTCCCTGCAGTAATTGCACATGAACTGAACCTTTTTATTCACTTAGTAGCATGTAATTCGCGAAAGTAAAAAACCAATAATGGAGGACACTTTACAGTCATGGACCAAGATGAGAAAGTCAGGCAGGATTTACGATTTAAGATCAGGGAAAACAATGATGTATCAAACTTCAATCTAGTTACTTGAACTGAatatagattttataattttcttctttcttttccaAGATACTTAAAATTGCTTAAATCAACTAAAGGGGTTCATGCAGCAGCAATGTAAAAAACTGATGTGGATTGAATTTGCTGATCTTTGGATCCTGAGGCATTAAAAGAAACAGCTGACTCAATAAAGTAACTTTGGAACAACTAAATATGATTCACAAATCAAGTATATTAAGACTCCAGCTGCAAATTTGGGGTTCTGGTTCAGCACTTAATATTGGAAGACATGCATTTCAAACAAGGACCAAGCATGCCAACATGGACTATGGTATGTACCTCTATGGGAGTCAACATTTTCTTCTCACTGATTCTGTCATATTTTTGCTTTTTAGTACCAGCTTTAAGTCCTTGCCAGGGCAGGctaacaaaaagaaaatgtaaGTGTGGAACACAAAATCTCAACTGtaaaaaatagcaaaaaaaatcACCCTAACATGTAGAAAACGTGTCTGCAAACAAAATTAAAGTAGGGATCACCGTCAACCAACCTTCCTCTCAGAAAGTACATCAGGATATAACCAATAGATTCTAAATCATCTCTTCGGCTTTGTTCTGCCAAGCACAGGAGAATCAAAAGCAGCTTACAGAAACATTATATCGAATCATTCTCAAGATGACCATATTGAACAGAAATACTAGTAAACTAGTGCTCTAATGATTCATCACTTACCAACCCCTAGGTGTGTATTAACACTGGCATAGCGAGCAGTTCCAGTGAGATTCTTGTTTTCCCTGGATAAGAATTTAAGAGGTACAGTCAACAAGTTAACAGATGCAACAACTAAATCAGGACACAGCCACAAATATTACAAAAGCAAATATACCTATAGGGTATGTGCCTATGAGTTTGGAGATCCCTATATTTCTTAGCAAGACCAAAGTCTATTATGTAAACCTGCAGATTAAAACCAGTGTCATTGAAGAATAAGGTACATGCCCCAGCAACACTTACCAAATTCagtcacaaaataaaattggtcAAATGAATTGAAAAAACAAATCGAAAGCTGGAGAATGAATTTGATAAAACTGGAAATTCATGTTGCTATTGAAAAGTGATCCAGTTTCCATGATTTGCCTGCTCTAGGTTGAATACTCCGCGATTGTCAAATTTCATTAATCATTGTGTATCGAATAGTCCAAACAACAGTAAAGAACCAAAGAATGATAGAAATACATGCCTGGTTTGCTTTGCGCCCCAAGCCCATTAAATAATTATCAGGCTTAAGATCACGGTGAAGAAATCCCCTTGAATGTGTGTATTCCACTCTATTAATCTAAGATTCATCCATAAAAGTAGACATTATGCACAAGTTTATAGCCATAACCGCAAGTTTGATAAGTGAATTGCAAAAACTAAATCATCTTACTAATTGATCTGCAAGCATTAAACATGTTTTTAAGGAGAATTTCCGGTTACAATAGTTGAAGAGATCCTCCAAACTCGGTCCCAGAAGGTCTATGACCATGATATTATACTCATTCTCAACTCCAAACCATTTCAAGTTGGGTACGCCAGCTACATGAAAACATAGGGCACCAGACTCAATTTCATTTAACTCATGCTCGGAAGAGAATATTTCTACAGTATCAACATGTGTAGAGCATAACCAACAAAAGATCGCATTCCATCTAGTCCCTTATGGTATCATATCCTCCTCCCTGTTTTTttattgggggggggggggggagataGAGACACTTACTTCCTCCCTGTAGAATCATATAAATTTTTGACTCGTAGTGAAGTTGAGGGTGTTTGGTCCTAACAGATTCCTGGTAATCACAGATGTTAGAGAACAGGAAAATAACATAATAACAGTGCCATAGAGAAGAGCTTAAACTAATCAGAAGTTAAATGTAAAAACTAGACAAATAAATTTGAACTCGAGAATGATAATGAAGAAAGAACATATACAACGAATAACTGGATAAAGCTGATTTAAAAGTCAGAtgtaaataaatcaatttaGCAGATTGCTATGCTCCGAACTCTTCATAAAACTCGGACAGGTAGTATAATAATAAGAACagtgaattaaactaaaaatcATACCAGCTTGACAGCTACTTCTTCCCCAGTCTGTATGTTCACACCTACATCGAGACAAATACAATGAAAGGGACAAGTTCCTCAACAAAATGGAAATATAACCAAGCGAAGCACTAATCGAGTACCTAAATAGAGTTCACCAAATGAACCACACCCAATTTTCCTCCCAAGCTTAAACTTTCCACCCACAACATGATCCATGGCAACGTCGATTAAGTAGCTCCAGATAAAAACCAGCTCCAATATCTGTTCAATTTCAACCTAAACCCCGAATTTCAAACGCCGTTGGCGCTAAATCGCCCCGACCAAATGCAACACCAACAAAAATAAcgatagtaatattttttttttcctccagGCTACATTTACATCCCTGGAACCCCAAGCTGAAGCCCTAATTGTAAAAATTAGCAGCAATTGGCATTGATCGCATTGATCATATCCATGCGAAAATGCCAAAATTAAAATGCGCCAGGGATATGAGGAGACGATGTTCGTAATCGTTACAGGAAATGCATTGATCGAGGAAGGTGGAGAGGATGGAGAAAAAAGGAGCGAAAAGtgtggaagagagagagagaggctcTCATGGAGGATAACGTGTAGTCGGTAATTTGCGCGCGGGATAGGGAGAGAGAGCATGCATACATTAATGATTGATTGTGCTTGTAGGGAGAGAAATCAGGAAAACAAACCATagtattttcttattatttcaaACCCATATTTCCAATTTATGGAATTGAAGAGGTGATTTAGATTGAAGAATTTACATGATGGTTTGGCAATTTCTAAAAGATATATCAAGTACAATCGAATAAAAAGGAACCGGACTATAAAATATGTGTGTATGCATGATTGATATACTACATGGTACGATTAATTTGAATTAATGTCACAAATGCTATGTTGGAAATTATTATCTTCGTATATTCAAGAATACGTAAttgaatattataattaatgCAACATTTGAAAACATTATGTATTTAAGTAATTAACCGTGAACATAATAGCATCGAAAATTCACCTTAAAGATCAATAGGGGAAGGCGAATAGGGAAGAAATAGAAGACTAGCTTTTTTGCTCGTTTATGTGTTCTATGTGTGATTTGAACTCCATTAATTTGTTTCTCTATTCCACCATacttatatttatagatagagaGGAAAAACCTTAATATAAAACAATTATTGCGCTTTCCATCAAAGTGGTTATTTAATTAGGATGTTTCTTTTTTACCAAGTAAaactaaaatcaaattaaataattgatcataataatttgattttgttaGTCAACAATAAATTCATGGCAATAATAACCATATATATTCTTACACTAAATCAATGCTAATTAGGAAACATATATATTAGTTAACAATTAATAGCTAATTAGGAAACGtcatattcaaataaatatatttaattgatAGCTAATTAATTAGAAGAAAATGTACCATCTTATGGAGTATAAACCAAGTTAATATTCATATGTCAGACGTAAAACTTACATGCTAAATATGTAAGCACAGTCTCGACAGTCGACAGTATATTTGGTATGCATGACATGATTGATTATAACACATACCATGCACACCAAATTCTCAGCGTAGTTATGCTGAATATCATTCAGCCTAAAAACTACACTCATCAATCATAAAATCAAGAACATGGTATACAATCTATACTATTACAAAAGAGGAGTTTTGGGCATAGTTTTAAATATTCATAAGGTTTTGGCatacttttaaatatttattagttaTGTAGGAGTATTAGATAATTTCTTCCTAAACTTTACTAATATGGATGAATAATTGTGTAACCGCCGCCTTCCACGTTTGAtaataaagtttcaatttttaatgCAGTAAAGTAATTGAAAAGTTATGTATTACGGACATTTAATATTGCCATTGATTGGTATTTATAAGTATGAGGAGTAACGACCTTTTGTTGTATGAGTATGCGGATTAACCGAAATGTTGTAAAGTAAATTCTGAGATTATTGCTTCAATGgccttccatttcattttccaaaatttattatacatttattcgTTACTCATTTCATAGAAATACAATGGCGGAAATTATTgtcattcattttccaaaatttgataaCATTTACGTAAcgcttagtttttaatttttgggaaattaaaaggttttaaaatttttaataataggtGAAGAAAGTGAAAAAAGGGGAGTTTTGGAAAAAAATACAAGATTgctaagtgatcaacaaagtaaaactaaactaagacaGATGGaggatttattgatatttggttcatttgttggtcatgatgcgtatattttaaagttaagggtttaagATTTATGTTTCAAGGCTTGGATTTTTAGCATATAGGGTCattatattgcaatgaaatgaagctcatGATCTAAAGGTTTAAGCTTTCCGCACCTTGCTACGATGAAAAAAATGTGATCtgtttattaatatatatatatatatatatatatatgtgtatatatatatatatgtgtgtgtgtgtgtggggtGGGGGGTGGGGGGTtgaaggtggtggtggtggtgagtGACGGTGGTGGTGATTTGTTATTGAAGGAATTTGATGAGCTTGAGTTTTAGATTTAGAATCAGTATATTGATTAGGATTGGGCAGAATTTTATTTGGAAGCAAGAAATTCGATAACATGGTGGGATTAACAAAATTTACAAATATGCAGCTTAGTCTTAATTTGGACAAAAAATGTATATCAACAAAACACTACTTTGGCTTCTTCAATAAATAATATCATTAGCTGAATAGATGCTTGGATTCTTTTCAtcattgttttcattttaattaatcaattaacaatttaaaatcgtacgataaaaaaatattttgtcgTGCATTGTGGGTTAAAACTAGTTAGTACCTTATAACACACATTTGGAGCATAATTATATCTCAAATTAAATGACATGCATGTGTGGGGGCATCAATTGTAAATCCTCACCCAATTGATCTTGCGCGCATGACTAGCGTTCATTTAACTATGTGTTTGCAAATGACGAAATATCTTGACTTTGATGAATGTTTACGATTTATTTACGATGCTGTACTCCTACATTCTTCTCGTTGAAGAATACTGCATCCTAACAAAATGTATattattcataatttcatatacATATACTCTCTTACCAAACATGCACGGATAATATTTGGATTGATGATGTCTATAAAAATAGTTGAGCCcttatcaatatttttttgcAATCTCTGTCATTACCCATAAATCAGATATGGTTGCTAAAGCTCCGTATCAAATGATGCTTAGAATTAGAACTTAGTTGTCTTTCAAACTTGACAAATAATGCTCACAAATCAATCACGATCTTATAACTGATGAACTGTTACTCACAAATATGTCATGATATATCaaataatttaaagaaaaaatattttaaactaAGCTATAAAAGCAATATAAACTAAAACTGCTTAGTTCACAATCTTAACTTATGAGTTTGTATTCGAAACTAAAAATTACTTATTACGTAAAGTAAAAGGGGAAAAGTATTTGGCGGCACATATCGCGCCACGTGGTCCCCATATCTGACGAGCGATGGTTCGGCCAGGTCAACAGTTTGCTTCTAAAAATCAGAGGTATAAAAGCccaaaaatataagaaaattaaaaatccgtatatgtatttttctttacCGCGGGGATCGATCTCCAACGAAGCCAAGAAGCTTTAGCCGCCTCAGCTATTGTAGTCGATAACAACAATATTGCGATCATCCACTTTTCAATGCTTTTCTCCAAATTTTGAATAGTTGTTCGTTTGCTTGAATTTATTCGAGAAATTTTCAGGTGAAAGGTCTGGAAATTTTTCTTCTTTGGAGATTGATAGTGTGTGAGAGCAATTTcctcatttaattttatgtttcgTCGATCAGCTGTAGCGAGTGGTATGAGATTATTAGAAAATTGGAGTGAATAGCGTTCTAATTCGT is a window of Salvia splendens isolate huo1 chromosome 3, SspV2, whole genome shotgun sequence DNA encoding:
- the LOC121794406 gene encoding casein kinase 1-like protein 10, giving the protein MDHVVGGKFKLGRKIGCGSFGELYLGVNIQTGEEVAVKLESVRTKHPQLHYESKIYMILQGGTGVPNLKWFGVENEYNIMVIDLLGPSLEDLFNYCNRKFSLKTCLMLADQLINRVEYTHSRGFLHRDLKPDNYLMGLGRKANQVYIIDFGLAKKYRDLQTHRHIPYRENKNLTGTARYASVNTHLGVEQSRRDDLESIGYILMYFLRGSLPWQGLKAGTKKQKYDRISEKKMLTPIEGLCKSYPSEFVSYFHYCRALRFEDKPDYSYLKKLFRDLFIREGYQFDYVFDWTVLKYPQIGPSSKARNPSANAIAGTTSGEKPRRTSVGQDMKDRFSGAIEAFARRNTSAGRLREPSRHRTLEDVHLSRDMQLDIERGRAARNVSSTKRAAVISSSRQSSSLEATDGRSSRLVSSNGRLSSTTTHKFLPSIEPKPSAFSRGATTGTGSRDDLRSFEFLSSRK